From the Pleurodeles waltl isolate 20211129_DDA chromosome 6, aPleWal1.hap1.20221129, whole genome shotgun sequence genome, the window ataagggctggacgcgttatcaatgtACACACTGAATGTGTGGGAAGGATGTACAGACTGAATGTGCCTAGGTGTATCATTGTGTTGAGGTGATTGGAGATGACTTTGATGTCCAGGCTTGCTGAGTTGAGTGATAAGGTGCCTGAAGGTGAGTTGGGTAATGATATGGCGATAGATGAGTTGGACGACCAGAGAGCCTGACTTGAGTCATGAGGTGCCCCAAGATGAGTTGGGTAATGATATGACGATAGATGAGTTGGACAACCAGAGCCTCTGTTCAGTTTTGTGCTGAGGTGATTGGAGATGAGTCTGATGTCAAGGCTTCTTGGGTTAAGTGACGAGGTGTCGATAGATGAGTTGGGTAATGACATGATTACGGATGAGCTGGGTGCTGAGAGAGCCTGAGCCGAGTGACAAGGTGGCCGAAGATGATTTGGGAAATTATATGTTGATAGTTGAGTTTAGACAACAGAGTCTACGTTGATTGTTGTGTTGAGGTGACTGGAAGTGAGCTTGATGTTGGGCTTCCTGAGTTGAGCCGTGAGGTGCACAAAGATGACTTGGGTAATGATATGGCGATAGATGAGTTGGGGCAACCAGAGACCCTAGGTTGAGCCTTCTCTTGAGATGGCTGCAGGTGAGCAAGGTGTCCAGGGAACCAGAACTGTCAAATGACTGCCGGTGAGTTGGGTACTAAAGTGATGGGAGACGAGTACAGGAAAGCACAGCTGATTGGCAAAGCCCCTCAAGAAGACCTTTGACCCAGCTCAACCAATCTACAAGGACCAGCCCCTCAAAAGTGTCTATGTCCATTTTACAGGTTCTGCAAACCTTATCCCCTGTAGAGGGCCTTTCACCCAGCTCACGGTGTCTTCAAACTCCAGGCCCTCAAGAGGATCCATGTTCATGTTAAAGGCCCTGCAAACTTCAGCCCCTCAAGAGGATCTTCGACCCAGCTCAAGAGAGAAGGCCTTCGACCCAGCTCTAATGGTTTCCAGACTCCAGCCGCTCACAGTGATCTAGGTTCATCTTTTAGTTTCTGCAGACTCcagcgaatatgtgacagaacaactaggtcctaaacaactatagcctaaaccactactgctaaacaactaaaaagtctctacaactaagtactgaacaactactgcctaaacaacaattgtgcctgaataacaattgcctgaacaactaatatatatatatatattctaaacaactaatgaaccataaaaaacaaaaagaaaaccttaccttaaaagtagttgttcaggcaattgttattcaggcacaattgttgtttagacagtagttgttcagtacttagttgtagagactttttagttgtttaggagtagtggttcaggcaagtagtggtttagacctagttgttcaggatgtttcccgactCCAGCACCTCAAGAGGATCTTTGACCCAGCTCAAAGGTTCTACAAACGTAAACCCCTTCAGAAGGTCTTCGACCCAACTCAAGGGTTCTAAAAACGTCAACACCTTACCAAGGTCTTTGACCAACCTCAAGTGTTCTACAAATTTCAACCCCTCAAGAAGGTCTTCCACCCAGCTCAATCGTTCTGCAAACTCCAACCCATCGAGAAGGTCTTTGGCCCAGCTCAAGGGTTCTACAAACGTCAGCCCTTCAAGAAGGCCTTCCACCCAGCTCAAGAGTTCTACAAACGCCAACCGATCGAGAAGGTCTTCAACCCAGCTCAAGGGTTCTACAAACATCAACCCCTCGAGCAGGTCTTCAACCCAGACAAGGGTTCTACAAACATCAACCCCTTCGAGGTCTTCGACCCAGCTCAAAGGTTCTCCAAACGTAAACCCCTTGAGAAGGTCTTCGACCCAACTCAAGGGTTCTACAAACGTCAACCCCTTAATTACGCCTTTGACCCAGCTCAAGGGTTCTACAAACATAAACCCCTTGACAAGGCCTTCAACCCAGCTCATGGGTTCTATTAACATCAACCCCTTGAGAAGGTCTTCGAGCCAGCTCAAGGGTTCTACAAACGTCAACACCTCGAGAAGGTCTTCGACCCAGCTCAAGGGTTCTACACATGTCAATCCCTCAAAAAAGCCTTTGACCCAGCTCAAGGGTTCTACAAACGTCAACCTCTCGACAAAGCCTTCGACCATGCAGAAGGGTTCTACAAACGTCAACCGCTCGTGAAGGGCTTTGACCTAGCTCACGGGTTGTACAAATCTCAACCCCTTCAAGAAGTTCTTTGACCCAGCTCAAGTGTTCTATAAGCATCAACCCCTTGAGAAGGTCTTCGACCCAGCTCAAGGTTTCTAGAAACGTAAACCCCCTTGAGCAGGTGTTCGACCCAGCTCAAGGGTTGTATTAACTTCAACTCCTCCAGAAGGCCTTCAACCCAGCTCAAACATTCTCCAGACTCCAGGCTCTCAAGAGGATCTATGTTCATCTTATAGGCTCTGACTCCAGCCCCTTGAGGACTACTGTCGCTGGTCAGGGGGTCTCTTGGTCCTAGGCTAGTTCATGCGGTCACGTAGAGGCAGGAGGTGCCGTCTGCATTCAGGGGTGAATGAGTAGTAAAAGATGGCCATAATCCATGGACGTCATCTAGGGGTCACCAAGGGTCTCATCTGCAGCTCCCGGTGTGCCCCTTGCGACCCTTGGCACTGGTTTTGAGTCCCCTGCCCTCAGAGGTGGGAACATCAGTGGCAGGAAGGCACAGGCAGCTCGTCCTTAGTCCTAAGGGCATGAGGCTGGGGTCCACTCTGTTttcgtttatttttttattacactagttTAATattgaataatgtttcattattcactattagtgtagtaaaaatgATGTTCAATTAGCTGGggtatgaccctccctggcagctgagtaAGGAATACACTGCTTgtaagtgtgtgttgtgtgcgtgcctgcaggttggtgtgtgtttACATGGGAgccagtgtgtgtaagtgtgaaggtgtgagtaaatgtaaatgtgtgtgtacgtCTAAGCATGTGAGTAAAACTGAagttcaaagggcgtgtgatgtcacttccgctacccatggcattttggtgaattgacgttcatgggccATACCAGGCTGCccgttgccactgcacctgctgcactaatcatAGCAGCGCCATGAGGCGATCCTGTTACcaacagctgccccccccccccttggcagtGCCATCTTTGTTAACCTGTGAGCTCTCTGCCCCTAAAGCTGGCAGCCCCCAGCCCTTCAGGGGGCCTTCTCAACCCTTTAGAGTGCCCCATTCAGCTCAAGGCCAATGCATATCTGCGAGAGATAGGAGcaggggggtggcgggggggggacCTTTTCACACTCTGCAAGGGGGGGGCATTATTTCGCGTCAGGCCACTGCCCACCCACTTAACAGGAAACCAGAAATAGGGTCTGATGAGGGATGGACTAGGCCGGTGGGAGTGGGGGGCGTCCCCAAAAGGTTGGGTGTAGGGCGGGGGTGGACCGGAGGGGGTGCTGATCCCTTCCTGTAACAGGAGCTCCCCCCTGGCCTCGCCTCCCCCCATGGAGGTTGAGGAATGTGCGCTCGCTGTGTGGGGGAGGCGTGAGAAGGGTGAGTGCAGGCGCCTAGACCAGCTCTCAGGTACCATTGGAGTCCAGGCGGGCGGGGGGTGCCCCACATCCTGCCACTGCTAAGCCGACCCTGTCAGGGGCCAGGGACTCCAGGGggcgaggggtggggtgggggtgctccACTTCCTGCCACTGCTAAGCCGACCctgtcagggatggggtggggtcggGGTGTCAGGGGCCAGGGACTCCATGCCTGTGTGTGGGGGCTGCAAGGGGGCCGGAGGGGGTAGGAGGAAACGGCCTGCATTTGGTCCCGACCCTTCATTGGTGAGCAGCGCCCCAAAATGCAAGGTCCCCTGACAAGACTTCACTCTCACCATAAGGTATTGTACTGTAAGGTATTTAAATAATGGGTTCCGTACCTCTGAGGCCTCAAATGACAATATCGCGATAGCCGGTGTCGCACAGAGCACCCGCTGTGACCCCCAGGCAGGGATGTAAATGGACTGGGTCCAGGAAGGTCGATTCATCAAAAGGCCAGGGACTATaggttcactcacacacatgcacaaacacatacacacatgctcacacatacacactgatcacacatacacagatgctcacacatacacacatactcacacatacacactgatcacacatacacacatgctcacacatacacactgatcacacatacacacatgctcacacatacacactgatcacacatacacacatactcacacatacacactgatcacacatacacagatgcacacacatacacactgatcacacatacacagatgctcacacatacacacatactcacacatacacactgatcacacatacacacatgctcacacatacacactgatcacacatacacacatgctcacacatacacactgatcacacatacacacatactcacacatacacactgatcacacatacacagatgcacacacatacacactgatcacacatacacagatgctcacacatacacacatactcacacatacacactgatcacacatacacacatgctcacacatacacacatactcacacatactcactgatcacacatacacagatgctcacacatacacactgatcacacatacacagatgcacacacatacacacatactcacacatacacactgatcacacatacacagatgctcacacatacacacatactcacacatacacactgatcacacatacacagatgctcacacatacacactgatcacacatacacacatactcacacatacacactgatcacacatacacacatactcacacatacacactgatcacacatacacacatgctcacacatacacactgatcacacatacacacatactcacacatacacactgatcacacatacacacatgcacaaacacatacacacatactcacacatacacactgatcacacatacacagatgctcacacatacacactgatcacacatacacacatgctcacacatacacactgatcacacatacacacatactcacacatacacactgatcacacatacacacatgctcacacatacacacatactcacacatacacactgatcacacatacacacatgctcacacatacacacatactcacacatacacactgatcacacatacacacatgctcacacatacacactgatcacacatacacacatactcacacatacacactgatcacacatacacgcatactcacacatacacactgatcacacatacacagatgctcacacatacacactgatcacacatacacacatgctcacacatacacactgatcacacatacacactgatcacacatacacacatgctcacacatacacactgatcacacatacacagatgctcacacatacacactgatcacacatacacacatgctcacacatacacactgatcacacatacacacatactcacacatacacactgatcacacatacacagatgctcacacatacacacatactcacacatacacactgatcacacatacacagatgctcacacatacacactgatcacacatacacacatgctcacacatacacactgatcacacatacacacatactcacacatacacactgatcacacatacacagatgcacacacatacacactgatcacacatacacacatgctcacacatacacacatactcacacatacacactgatcacacatacacacatgctcacacatacacacatactcacacatacacactgatcacacatacacagatgctcacacatacacactgatcacacatacacacatgctcacacatacacactgatcacacatacacacatactcacacatacacactgatcacacatacacagatgcacacacatacacactgatcacacatacacacatgctcacacatacacacatactcacacatacacactgatcacacatacacacatgctcacacatacacacatactcacacatacacactgatcacacatacacagatgctcacacatacacactgatcacacatacacacatgctcacacatacacactgatcacacatacacacatgctcacacatacacacatactcacacatacacactgatcacacatacacacatgctcacacatacacactgatcacacgtacacacatgctcacacatacacactgatcacacatacacacatactcacacatacacactgatcacacatacacacatgctcacacatacacactgatcacacatacacagatgctcacacatacacactgatcacacgtacacagatgctcacacatacacactgatcacacgtacacagatgctcacacatacacactgatcacacgtacacagatgctcacacatacacactgatcacacatacacagatgctcacacatacacactgatcacacatacacagatgctcacacacacactgatcacacatacacagatgctcacacatacacactgatcacacgtacacagatgctcacacatacacactgatcacacatacacagatgctcacacatacacactgatcacacgtacacagatgctcacacatacacactgatcacacatacacagatgctcacacatacacactgatcacacgtacacagatgctcacacatacacactgatcacacatacacagatgctcacacatacacactgatcacacatacacagatgctcacacatacacactgatcacacatacacagatgctcacacatacacactgatcacacgtacacagatgctcacacatacacactgatcacacgtacacagatgctcacacatacacactgatcacacgtacacagatgctcacacatacacactgatcacacatacacagatgctcacacatacacactgatcacacatacacagatgctcacacatacacactgatcacacatacacagatgctcacacatacacactgatcacacatacacagatgctcacacatacacactgatcacacatacacagatgctcacacatacacactgatcacacgtacacagatgctcacacatacacactgatcacacatacacagatgctcacacatacacactgatcacacatacacagatgctcacacatacacactgatcacacatacacagatgctcacacatacacactgatcacacatacacagatgctcacacatacacactgatcacacgtacacagatgctcacacatacacactgatcacacatacacagatgctcacacatacacactgatcacacgtacacagatgctcacacatacacactgatcacacgtacacagatgctcacacatacacactgatcacacatacacagatgctcacacatacacactgatcacacgtacccacatgctcacacatacacactgatcacacatacacaaatgctcacacatacacactgatcacacatacacacatgctcacacatacacactgatcacacatacacagatgcacacacatacacactgatcacacatacacacatgctcacacatacacactgatcacacatacacagatgctcacacatgcacacacattcacacatgctcacacatacagagATGATCTCACATAATCACATGCTCGTACATACAGACATGCTCATacagacacatgctcacacatacacagacatgctcacacatacacacatgctcacacatacacactgctcacacatacacacatgctcacacatacacactgatcacacatac encodes:
- the LOC138301460 gene encoding sericin-2-like, encoding MFPDSSTSRGSLTQLKGSTNVNPFRRSSTQLKGSKNVNTLPRSLTNLKCSTNFNPSRRSSTQLNRSANSNPSRRSLAQLKGSTNVSPSRRPSTQLKSSTNANRSRRSSTQLKGSTNINPSSRSSTQTRVLQTSTPSRSSTQLKGSPNVNPLRRSSTQLKGSTNVNPLITPLTQLKGSTNINPLTRPSTQLMGSININPLRRSSSQLKGSTNVNTSRRSSTQLKGSTHVNPSKKPLTQLKGSTNVNLSTKPSTMQKGSTNVNRS